Genomic DNA from Mycobacterium stomatepiae:
ACACGGTCCATGGTCACGATGCCTTCGAGGCGGCGCGTCTCCTGACGCGCGCAAGGAGCTTGCGGTGGAAGGTCACCGGCGCGGGACGCGCGTTGAGTGCGGCGCCGGTGATCATGTCGACCACACGATCGACGTCGAGTGCAGAACGAAATGTGTTCTCGCCGTCTAGCCGGTTCTTGGTCACACTCTTGGCGAAATAGTCGATCTGCGCCGAATACTCCTCGCCGCGAAGGTAATACCAGACGTCCTCGGTGAGATCTGTGGTGTACCGGATCGTCCACCCCGGTGCGAATTCGGGGAGTGCGGCGTGTGCCTCGCGCAGATAGATCTGACACTCCTGCCGGTCGGCGATCAGGCGGCCGTTTGTCCCCCATACCGACACCTTGGTCGACATCTTGCGGAAGCTCTCGTCACTCCAGTTCACGCACAGCTGGCCACTTGCGCCGCCCGCGTAGTGCATCGTGCAGTACACCTCGTCGTCGACGTCGCGGGAGAAAACACTATGACGCACGACTCCGTCGACCGAATGGGGAACGCCGACAATGAAATTCATCAAGTCGATGGCGTGGCACGCGTAATCGTAAAGGGCGCCACCGCCTTCGGCCTTCACCCCGCGCCACGTGCTCCCCTTTTCGCGCAGGACGACCGGGCCGTACGCCTCGGCGCGCACGTGGTGTACGCGCCCGAGCGCGCCCGACGCGACGATCCGTGCCGCCTCTTGGAACGCACCGACAAAGCGGTAGTGGTACCCGACCTGAGTTACGAGTTGACTGTTCTCCGCCAGAGCCACCAAGCGTTCGCCATCCCGCACATCGAGGACGAACGGTTTCTCACAGAACACATGCGCCCCGCTCCTGAGTGCCTTCTCGACGGTCGGCGCGTGCAGCCTCGACGGGACGGCAACGACCACCGCTTCGGGCTTGCACTCCGCCAGCATCCGATCGAAGTCGTCGTAGCACCGCAGACCGGTGTACTTGCCGAGGACATTGCGCACATAGCCGGCCGAATCACAGATGCCAACCACGTCGAGGTCCGGATGCGGACGAAGTATCGCCAGGTGCGACAACCCCATCTTCCCCAGGCCGACTATGGCCGTCCGAATCATCGTCTGCGCCTCTCAGTCATATTTCGAGTCCCGCATTGACGATGTATGCGGCTCCGTCGTCGAGCCAGGGGTAGGAGATCAGTGGTGATGCGTTGGACTCGACGCCGATCAAGACCGCTCTGCCTGGCATCCCTGTCCTTGTACATGATCGCTGTTTTGGCGAGCCCAGCTAACAACGAGGACGCTAGCATCCGGTCGGTCGCCGCTCTCGACGATCTGATCGATCTGTTTTCCGCAACGGGCGTTAGTCTTCTCGTCTAGCAGCGCGACGCCGGAGGTGACGGGAGACATGGGCCGCCTGCTGCTGATCGCATCGTCCGGTGGACACATCTACGAGATGTTCTGTCTGCGGGAGTTCTGGCAGGACAAGGATCGGTATTGGGTCAGTTTCGGCACGGCCGATGCCCGCTACCTGCTGCGCGACGAGCATGAGGTCTATTGGGCGGCACATCCCACCGTTCGCAACGTGCCCAACCTGCTGCGCAATCTGGTGCTGGCCCTGCGTCTCCTGATCCGCCACCGCCCCGCGATGATCCTGACTACCGGTTCAGGCGTGGCCGCGCCCTTCCTGTGGCTGGCGTGGTTCCTGCGGATCCCGACCGTCTTCGTCGAATCCATCACCCGCATCACCGGCTTGTCTCTGACCGCGCGGATGGTGAAGCCCTTCGCCTCCCGATTCCTGGTGCAGTGGCCCGAATTGGTCGACCAGATTCCCCGCACGGAATATCACGGGAGGGTGGTGTGATCTTCGTGATCATGGGGATGGAGGTGCATCCCTTCGACCGGCTGGCGCACGCGGTCGACGAACTGGCCCGCACCGGCGCGGTAGAGGACGATTTTTTCGTGCAGCTCGGCACGTGTAAGTACGAGCCGCGCTACGCCCGGTTCGAGCGCTTCCTCTCCTTCGGAGACCTCTGCGAACAGATCCGGCGCGCCTCCGTGGTCGTCACGCACGCCGGCGCCGGATCGGCGCTGTCGTGCATCGAGCAGGGCAAGCACCCGGTGATCGTTCCCCGTCGCTCGTCGCTGGGCGAGCACGTCGACGAGCACCAGCTGCCGTTCGCCGAGAAGCTGGAAGCAGGCGGACTCGCGACCGTGGCCCGAGAGATGGAGGAGCTGCCCGCGGCGATCGACGCGACGCGCTCGATGTCGGCACCGCCGGACGCGCTCGGCCGGGCCCGTGAGCTGACCGAGTGGCTAGAGACGTACTGGCAAGGGCTTGGCGCGGGGCGCAGCAAGGGTCGGCGCGGCCTTCGCGCACTCAGCCCGCGCCATCGTTGACAGAACTCAGCGCCGAGGGGCTATCACGTCGGCGATGACGTCCAGGAAGCGCTGCGCGACGATGTCGACGGCGCAGTGCCGCGCGTAGTAACGCGCCGCCTGCGCTCCGAGCTGGGCGGCGATGGCGGGGTCGGCCAGCAGGTCGAAGGCGGCGGCGAGCCCGGCAACGTCGTCGGCACCGATGGGGTCGCAGCCCGGCGGCTGGTATTCGGGCAGCGCTCCGGCCGTCGAAACGATCGGCATGACGCCCAGCTGCATGGAGAGCACCTGCACCCCGCTCTGGGACGCACGCCGGTAGTGGGAGACCGAACCCTTCGCGGCGGCCAGGGTCGGGATGACGTCGGCGTAGCGGAAGCTGCCCGTGCGCCAGCGCACGTGTCCGGGGAGCGCGGCGGCGTCCAGCGGCCCGTTGCCGATCAGGACCAGATTGTCTCCGCGCCAACCGCCCCCGTCGACGTGGCGCTGCCACGCGGCGAGCACGACGTCGACGTTCTTGTAGGGGTTGAGCCGGCCGAACAGGACGAAGTCGCGACGCCCTTCGGGCCCGACGAAGGGGGGGGATCCGGGACAGGTCGACGTCGCTGGGGAGCGGCACCACGTGTACCGGCGTGCCGGCGACGTCGCGCCGGGTGGCGACGGCACCTGCGACGTAGTCGCTGTAGGTGATGGTGGCCGCCGATCGGGCGCCCCAGCGGTCGAATACGGCACGTTCGTAGGCCGGCATCAGTTCGTCGGGATCGTGCGGCCGGTCGTCGTGCACCACCTGAATGCGTGGGGTCCGGCCGGCCAGCACGATCCAGCGTGGGTCGCGGACGAGTTCGGCGAGCACTACGTCGGGCCGGAACGCCCGGATTTGTTGCCAGGCTTTCAGGGTCGGCAGCCATGTCGCGGCGGTCTTGAACCGCGGATCGAGCACCAACTCGTAGTCGCGGGCGGCGTCCGACTCCGGATGTTGGTCGGAGGTCACCAACAATACGTCGGCGCCTCGCCGCTGTAGTGCTTCGGCCTGCACGCGTACCGCTGGCCGCGTCCACGGCGAAAGCCACAGTACCCGAGGCGAATTCACAATACTGCCCCGATCGCGTCGAGGTAGGAGTCGGTCATCGCTTCCACGGTATAGTGCTTTCGCATCCGCGCGTAGCCGCGTTGTCCGATCGATGACAGCGCGCCGGGGTCCGCCAGGATCCGGGCCAGCTGTTCTCGCCACCCCGACACGGATACGGGCTCGACGAGATAGCCCGCCTCGCCGAAATCCAGCATTTCCGGTACGGCGCAGATCGCCGACGCCGCAACGGGTATCGCCCGGGACATCGCCTCGAGAATCACCAGCGGGAACGCCTCGGAGCGGCTCGGAACACACAACAGATCCGCGTCGGCCAGTGCGGGCCCGGGGCCCGGCGACCATCCGCGCCAGCGCACCCGATCGCGCAATTCGGGGGGCGTGCGCGCCTGCAGCCGTTCCCGATCGGGGCCGTCGCCGAAAATCGACAGCCGCCAAGGCATATCGGCGAGCCCGCTGAGCGCCTCGACGAGCACATGCGGGTTCTTGTGCTCGAGGATGCGCGACAGCATCACCAGGTGCACCGGTTCGCCATCGGCCCGGATCCGCCTGCGTGGTTCACCCGGTGCGACCACGCCGTTGGGTGCGATGAACCGCCGCCCAGAAAGCCGATGCTGCGCGGCCAGTATGTGCCAATGACGTTGTGCCAGAACGATAATGCCGTCGGCGCGGCGGATGGCCGCGGTCAGTGGCCGTGAGTAGATGGGCCGGTCCTCCTCGGGAGGAACGTGCGGCGCGACCAACCAGCGCCGACGGGGTGAGGCCGCCCGCCACAACGTGGCGAATCCCGTCTCGGTGTTGGTGTCGCCGGAGATCAGCACCGCCGGACCCTTCGCAATATCGACGGCCGTCGCCCACCAAGGCTGGCGCACCACCCGGACGGACGGTGGAATCTCGGAGATCAACGGGCCGAACCGCTGCATGCAGACGATCGTGACCGAGTAGCCGCGGCGATCCAATTCCGCTGCCAGCAAAGCCGTTTGCCGTTCGGCCCCGCCGTAGACCAGCCGGTTGGTGGTGATCACGATCGCCGGCAGCTCGGTGTGCCCGCGCTTCGGCCGCCGCAATCGCTGCAACAGCGCAGTGCCGGCCAGATATGCGTCCGCGTGGTGAACTCCGTGTCGATGCTCGATGAGCAGCGCGGTGTTGGCACGCACCAGGTCGCGAGTGCGTTCGATGCCCGCTGCGGCAGCGGGAGTGACGCGATCGAAGCCGAACTCGTCGGCCGGCAGGACGCGCCAGCCCGCCGCGTGAGCACGGGCCTGCCAATCGGCCGCCTCACCGTAACCGAAGAACTCTTCGTCGAGGCCGCCGATGCTGTTCCAGGCCGCCCGGTTGATTGCCAGGCAGTCGATACCCAAATACCTTTTGACGCTTCGTGATTCGCAGGGCGCGGGCGCGTCGTCGTCACGTATCTTCGGCGACACCGCCGCCACCAAAGGCTGGCTAAGCAGCTCTTTGGTGCGGATCAACGGCCCCAGTAGACGGGTGCCGGAAGTGAGCAACAGCAGGTCGGTGTCGGCCGGCGCGTGCTCGGCCAGTGTGTTGAAGGCGGTGGCAAGGCCAACGTTGGCCGGGCCCGTCACCCAGTGCACCGCCGGGTAGCGCGCCGCCAGTTCCTCTCCGCCGTTGTCGTTGTCGTAGACGTAGACCGGTAGCTCGGGTAGCTGCTCGGCGACGCTGCCGAGGCAGGCATCGAGCGTGTGGTGACCGGTATTGGCCACGATCATCACCGCAAGGGACCGCGTGGACGGCAGGGCGGCGGAGGTGTCGGCCGGGGGCTTGAGGTATGCCCGCTCCGCTTTACGGCTCATCTCTTTCGCCGCTCCAAACGCGAGGAGGCTACCGGCGGCCAGGTGAGCGGGCCCGCGGCCGCCGCGATGAAGACCACCAGCTAGTCCCCCGTGTGTGAGCGACGGTCGTTGACGATCCGGGCCGGGTATCCAGCTACGTCGACGTCGTCGGGCACCGGTTTGGTGACAACGGCGCCGGGGCGGATGCTGACGCGGTTACCGACGTCGGCACCCAACACCAAGGCCATGGGCGAGATGAACAGGTCGTCGCCGACGGTCGGGTAGTGGCCGGGACGCCCTTCCCCGATCGTCACTCCGTGATGAATCCGGCAATTCGCGCCGACGCGGGCTTTGTAGTGCACGACCACCAAGCCGGCGTGAGCGATCGACAGACCCGGACCAAAGACATTGCGAGGAATGTCGAATCCGAGCCTTTCACCCAAAAGCTTGGTGCGCAGCCTCAGATAGGCAGCGATGACGTGCCCGGCCGGCGTCCGGGCCGTGTTGGTCCAATATTCGGATTTGCGAAGCAGGCGCTGAAAATAAGCCGGGCGTTCCAAGATCCGGTGGCGCAGTTGCCAACGTTGCAGGCCGTAGGCTTTCAAGTCCGCCGCCAAGTACGCACGCAGGTCCTCGCGAGTCCTGATCACCGGCACACCGTGCTTTCATCGCCCGGCGAATTGAGGTATGCGGAATCCCCGTGACGTGTCATGTCGTCAGTTGATTCTCGCGCAACGACGCCAATGCCGACCACTTCAGCGGCCCGACCGCCGCGCTGGTGGCGAGGTAAACAGTAGCGGCAGCCACTAGGATGAAAACCACGTGATAGCCCGAGAGTAGCAGTGTCACAACGACACTCGCTGCCGTCGGCACCAGCAACCGCAGCAAGAACAGCACCGGTGAAGAGTAACCGCACTTGCGGCGCAGCCACCAGCTGGAAATCGCCATGTTGAACAACTCCGTGCACACCAGAGCGACGGCGGGTCCGACGGCACCGAATCGTCCGGCCAGCAGGAGATTGAGGGTGATGTTGAGTGCGAGAGTGGCGACCGTCAACCACAGCAAGACCTGCTGATAGTGGGCGGCGACCAAGCCCTGGCCAAGGGTGCCGCCCACGAATCGCAGGGCCGCCGCGATGAACAGCAACGCCAGCGTCGGCGTCCCGCGCTCGACGAACGCCTTATCGCCGAAGAGTTCGATCAATGGTCCGGCCAGCAACGCGCCGACAACCGCGACGGGGACTGCCACGAAGCACATCAGCTCGACGCTGCGGCGCAAAAAGCGGGCGAAGGCGGCGACGTCACGCGAAAACAGCTCGGTGGCCGTCGATAGCGTCGACTTGAGGAATACCAGTGACACCACGATGGTGTTGAAGGCGATCGTAAAGGCCAGGCCATAGACGCCCACCTCGGAGTGGCTACTGAGCAGGGACAGGATCACGCCGTCGGCGCGGCAGTACAGGTACCCGACCACCAAGAATCCAGCGAGCGGCAGGCTTTCCCGCAACAGGTCGGCGGCCTCGCGGGGCGCGAAGATCGGGCGCACCGAGATGTGGCGCATCGCCGCCGAACCCTGAATCAGCAGTTGCACGGCGGGTGGGATGAGTTGTGCAACAGCGAACCACACGACGTCGGATCGCTGCGCGACCAGGAAGGTGACCATGCCCAGCGCGCCGAGCCGGCCGAGGACGTCGGAGATGGCCACCGCCGAAAACCGCACGGTGGCAAGGAGCACCGGCTCGAATCGTGTCACCATCGTCTGCATCAGCAGTGCCCCGGACAACACGACGAGCATCACCTGCACGTCGGAGTCGTGATAGATCAGCAGGCCCGACCCGGCCGCCAGCAGTGCCAGCGGAACGCAGTAGACCAGGGCCATACCGCTGTTGACGCGGACCAGGCGCTCGAGATCACCGTGGCCGGAGGTCACCCGGCGCACGATCACGGTGGCGATCCCAAGATCGGCCAGGCTGGTCCACATCGCGATGAAGAGCATCGCGATGGAGAGCAGGCCGTAGCGCCCGGGTCCCAGGTAGCGGGCGGTCATCGCCACCGACGCCACCGAGGCGATCATCCCCAGCGCTCGGCAGATCAGCTGGATGGAGAACGCGTGAGCCATCCGCCGCAGCGGCACTGACGGTACGACCGCACCTGGTGCCGTCGGCTCGGTCATGACTCCCTAGTATGCGCCGTGGCTGGTGAGAACGGCCTTCACGGTCTTGGCGATAATCATCAGGTCGCCCGCCATCGACCAGTTGTCGACATAGGACAGATCCAGCCGGACCGACTGCTCCCAGGAAAGATTCGAGCGGCCGCTCACCTGCCACAGGCCGCTGACGCCCGGCTTGACCAGCAGCCGGCGTGCGACGTCGCCGTCGTAGTTCTCGACTTCCCGGCGTAGCGGCGGCCGCGGCCCGACGACGCTCATGTCGCCCTTGATCACGTTGATGAACTGCGGCAGCTCGTCGATGCTGAATCGGCGCAGTATCCGGCCGACGGGCGTGACCCGGGGGTCGTTGCGCATCTTGAACAACATGCCGCCGGCGCTCTCGTTATGCGCCAGCAGGTGGTCGATCTGCTTGTCGGCACCGTCGGTCATGGTGCGAAACTTCGGCATGGTGAAGGGGTTTCCGTCCATGCCGATGCGCTCGGACGGGTAGAAGACGGGGCCCCGGCTGGTCAGCTTGACGGCGATCGCCGCGATGATCAACAGTGGCGCGGTCGCGATCAGGGCGGCCAGGGAGAAGCAGAAGTCGAAGGCCTGCTTCTGAAAGCGCTGTGTCCCTTCGTATTGCGGCTTCTCGACGTGGAGCAGGGGCAAGCCGGCGGTGAGCTGCAGGGTCAGTCTCGCCTCGGCGACGTCCATCACGCCGGGGGAGACCACCAGGTCGACGTCCTTGGTCTCCAACTGCCACATCAGCTCTCGGATGCCGCGCACACCGAAGTGCTCGGTCCGGGTGACCGCCACGGTGTCGGCGCCGCAGCCGTCGATGGCTGCCACGGCATGGCTTTCGTCGCCCAGGATCGGGACCTCGCGGCCGTCGACCACCAGCGTGTTGCCGCGCGACGGGCCGTATCCGGGAATGCAGACCCCGACCACGATGCAGCCCGCCCGGGGATTGCGGGCCAGCTCGTGGGCGAGGTGTGCGACCGCCTGCCGGTCACCGACCGCCAGCACCTTGGTCTGGCACTGGCCGCGAGCACGCAGGCTGCCGAGGTGCTGGCGCCACAGGCTGCGGCTGGCCAGCAATCCGAGGGTGCCGGCGGGCAGGGCGATCGCCAGGTACCCGCGGGCCAGGTCGACCTTGGCGAGCAGGGTGACCATCGCGATGATGCCGAAGGTCCAAAAGGACGCGCTGCCGATGCGGCGGTACTCGTCGATGCCGGCTCCGATAATGCGCGGTGACCTCGTCTGGAATACCGCGAGCGCCGACAGCCACAGCGCCGCGAACAGGATCGAGAACAGCGTCATGACCGGGCCCGAGTGGCCCGAGGTGCGGGCGGGGGATTCCCCGAACCGGACGTATTGCGCGAGCATGACCGATCCGAAGACGATCACCGAGTCGGTGATGCGCAGTCGCTGCGAATACTGGAATTGCCAGCGCCGCACGGCATTACCGCGGGGTGCCGCCACCGACCGGATGGCCAATGCCGAACCAGGAAGTCGACCACCCGGCAACGAGATCATCCCTGCTGGCTTTCGCTTATGCGGTGGCTGATTGGGGCGGAACGCCGTCGCGGACGGTGCCGGAGCCATTGGCATGATCATCGCGCGGCGTCCTTATATCGCACATGATGGGTAGGTCACCTGAAGAACCGGCGCGGTGGCGGCGCCCCTCAGCATGAGGCTGCGCTCACAATCGGCGTGGGTCGCGGCGCATATGCGGGCCAGCTCGCGTCCTCCTCGGAGATCACGGTGACTGGCAGTGGCCATTCGATTCCGAATTCCGCGTCGTCCCAGCGCAATCCCCGCTCGTCGGCCAGCTCGCGGTGGCTGCTGATCTGGTAGTTGACCTCGGTGTTGGCGGTCAGGGTCTGAAAGCCGTACGCGATGTAGGGCGGCAGGAACAGCGCCCGGTGATTGTCGGCGTTGAGCTCGACCATCATGTGGTCGCCGAAAGTCTGTGCCTCGGGCCGGATGTCGACGACGGCGGCGGCAATCGCACCTCGAGTGCAGCGCACCAACCTGGATTCGGTGTGTGGCGGCACCTGAAAGTGCAGCCCCCGCACGGTACCCCGGGTGTAGTTGAAGAACACGTCGGTCTGGGTGACCTTGAAAGTCAGGCCGTAACGCTCGAATTCGCCTGCGGAGAACGAACGTGACGAGAAGCCGCGGTGGTCCCGTTGCGGTTCGAGGTCGACGATCGTCACGCCGGCGACCTTTGTTGGCGTGTACTTCACATACCGCTCCTTCCGTATGGGGCGTGCATAGGAGGGCTGCTTTCTTATCCGGCGGCGAACGGGCGAGCCATCGCGGTGGGGATGAGCCCGTAGCGAGGAACCGGAGGGGTGCGCGGAGCGGTGCCCCGCGCCATCGGCAGTCCGCCCAGCATGTTCGGCATCGAGCTGCCGTTGAGGGCGATGTTCGGCAGCGCCGAGGCGGCCATCGGGGCGTTCGGAATCACACTGGTCCAGGCCGTCGGCACCGACATCGGGCCCAGGTGGGCCGCCGTGCCGAGGCTGCCTATCACGCCCGATCCGATGTTCGGCAACGCGGAGGCCGCACTCGCCGCACCCGAGGCCGCGCCTTGCGCGGCGGCTGCAGCGCTCTCGGCCGCGGTTCGCGCCATGCCCTGCGCGGTCTGGGCCATCGAGAGCACGGAGGACATCCCGTAAAGCGGGGTGGCGCCCGCGTTGAGGTAGTTCGGCAGCCAGTTGGGCACTTGCGCCGCGAGGTTGGTCAGCGTGTCCGACACGGCGGTGCTGGTACCTGTCGAAACCGTGCTGGTAGCGGGCGTGGTGAGCGACTGCATCGTGGTGGGCACCTGGGAGACCAGGTTCGCGAGGTCTGCGTGCTGCAATCCGGTGGCTGCCGCGGCCTGGCTGACCGCATTGCTCTGGGCGACCAACCCACTGTCGTCGGTGACCTTTGGCGGAATGTTGAACTGGGAGACGTCGCAGACGGCCACCGAGTTTCCGGCGTACTGGTACATCGCCGCGGCGTCCTGCGCCCACATCTCGCCGTATTCGGCCTCGTTCGCCGCGATCGCGGCCGAGTTCTGGCCGAAGAAGTTGGTGGACATCAGCGTCGCGAGCTGGATGCGGTTGGCCGTCACTACTGGCGGCGGGACGGTCATCGCGAAGGCGGCTTCATAGATCTCGACGGCGAGCGTGGCGTGGCTGGCGGCTTCCTCGGCCCGCGCGGCCGCCCCCGACATCCACGCGACATAGGGGCCGAAGGCGGAAGCCATGGTCAGCGACGTGGGGCCGAGCCACCGTCCGGTGGTCAATCCCGCGATCAGTGAGCGGTAAGAACCTGCGGCAGAGTGCAGCTCGGTGGCCAGGTTGGTCCAGGCGACCGCGGCCATCGTCAGCGACGCCGGCCCGGGGCCGGCGTACATCCGTGCGGAGTTGATCTCCGGGGGCAAAGCACCAAAGTCCATCGTGAATCCCTAGGTGTCAGCGGACCGCGGAGGCCGCTGCGGCCTTGGCGATCGGCTGAGTGGTGACGATCAACATGTGCTTTCCATCCCCGAGAGGTTCATGGCAACAAACTGACGAGTTGATAATAGCTCAAAACACATACTAATGGTCAATGATATGTCGGTGAGCCTGACGACAAGTATCGAGACTGGCATGAACACAACCATGAATTCGTGACCAGTGCTGCTAACCTTCTAGTCAGTTCAAATGTGGTCCGGAGGACTGCGGCGCGTGTTTGCGCGAACCGCGTTGAAGAGGCGAGGTGTGTGCCCTGCTCAGGAAGGCATCATCAACGTGAAGGCAATCAACCCAGGTCAGGGCCCTGTTTGCCTAGTGGGGGGCCCTGCGGGTGGTGCAGGGTCCGGCGTTGGCGCCGGGTTGTCGTTGCCGACCAGCGTTGATCGAGGATCCCCCCGTGCCGGAGAGCTGAGATGTCGGTTTCGATGACAAGTCACTCAACCGATGGGCGGGCCGATGCGACCCGCCGACACATCCTGCGTGCCGCATCGCACCAGTTCGCACGGCGTGCCTACCACGAGGTCGGTCTCGACGACATCCTCGCCGAGGCGGAACTGACCAAAGGCGCGATGTACTTCCACTTCCGGTCCAAGCACGCCCTGGCGGTCGCGA
This window encodes:
- a CDS encoding Gfo/Idh/MocA family protein is translated as MIRTAIVGLGKMGLSHLAILRPHPDLDVVGICDSAGYVRNVLGKYTGLRCYDDFDRMLAECKPEAVVVAVPSRLHAPTVEKALRSGAHVFCEKPFVLDVRDGERLVALAENSQLVTQVGYHYRFVGAFQEAARIVASGALGRVHHVRAEAYGPVVLREKGSTWRGVKAEGGGALYDYACHAIDLMNFIVGVPHSVDGVVRHSVFSRDVDDEVYCTMHYAGGASGQLCVNWSDESFRKMSTKVSVWGTNGRLIADRQECQIYLREAHAALPEFAPGWTIRYTTDLTEDVWYYLRGEEYSAQIDYFAKSVTKNRLDGENTFRSALDVDRVVDMITGAALNARPAPVTFHRKLLARVRRRAASKAS
- a CDS encoding glycosyltransferase family protein — protein: MGRLLLIASSGGHIYEMFCLREFWQDKDRYWVSFGTADARYLLRDEHEVYWAAHPTVRNVPNLLRNLVLALRLLIRHRPAMILTTGSGVAAPFLWLAWFLRIPTVFVESITRITGLSLTARMVKPFASRFLVQWPELVDQIPRTEYHGRVV
- a CDS encoding glycosyltransferase, whose amino-acid sequence is MIFVIMGMEVHPFDRLAHAVDELARTGAVEDDFFVQLGTCKYEPRYARFERFLSFGDLCEQIRRASVVVTHAGAGSALSCIEQGKHPVIVPRRSSLGEHVDEHQLPFAEKLEAGGLATVAREMEELPAAIDATRSMSAPPDALGRARELTEWLETYWQGLGAGRSKGRRGLRALSPRHR
- a CDS encoding glycosyltransferase; its protein translation is MSRKAERAYLKPPADTSAALPSTRSLAVMIVANTGHHTLDACLGSVAEQLPELPVYVYDNDNGGEELAARYPAVHWVTGPANVGLATAFNTLAEHAPADTDLLLLTSGTRLLGPLIRTKELLSQPLVAAVSPKIRDDDAPAPCESRSVKRYLGIDCLAINRAAWNSIGGLDEEFFGYGEAADWQARAHAAGWRVLPADEFGFDRVTPAAAAGIERTRDLVRANTALLIEHRHGVHHADAYLAGTALLQRLRRPKRGHTELPAIVITTNRLVYGGAERQTALLAAELDRRGYSVTIVCMQRFGPLISEIPPSVRVVRQPWWATAVDIAKGPAVLISGDTNTETGFATLWRAASPRRRWLVAPHVPPEEDRPIYSRPLTAAIRRADGIIVLAQRHWHILAAQHRLSGRRFIAPNGVVAPGEPRRRIRADGEPVHLVMLSRILEHKNPHVLVEALSGLADMPWRLSIFGDGPDRERLQARTPPELRDRVRWRGWSPGPGPALADADLLCVPSRSEAFPLVILEAMSRAIPVAASAICAVPEMLDFGEAGYLVEPVSVSGWREQLARILADPGALSSIGQRGYARMRKHYTVEAMTDSYLDAIGAVL
- a CDS encoding LbetaH domain-containing protein; this translates as MIRTREDLRAYLAADLKAYGLQRWQLRHRILERPAYFQRLLRKSEYWTNTARTPAGHVIAAYLRLRTKLLGERLGFDIPRNVFGPGLSIAHAGLVVVHYKARVGANCRIHHGVTIGEGRPGHYPTVGDDLFISPMALVLGADVGNRVSIRPGAVVTKPVPDDVDVAGYPARIVNDRRSHTGD
- a CDS encoding oligosaccharide flippase family protein, which encodes MTEPTAPGAVVPSVPLRRMAHAFSIQLICRALGMIASVASVAMTARYLGPGRYGLLSIAMLFIAMWTSLADLGIATVIVRRVTSGHGDLERLVRVNSGMALVYCVPLALLAAGSGLLIYHDSDVQVMLVVLSGALLMQTMVTRFEPVLLATVRFSAVAISDVLGRLGALGMVTFLVAQRSDVVWFAVAQLIPPAVQLLIQGSAAMRHISVRPIFAPREAADLLRESLPLAGFLVVGYLYCRADGVILSLLSSHSEVGVYGLAFTIAFNTIVVSLVFLKSTLSTATELFSRDVAAFARFLRRSVELMCFVAVPVAVVGALLAGPLIELFGDKAFVERGTPTLALLFIAAALRFVGGTLGQGLVAAHYQQVLLWLTVATLALNITLNLLLAGRFGAVGPAVALVCTELFNMAISSWWLRRKCGYSSPVLFLLRLLVPTAASVVVTLLLSGYHVVFILVAAATVYLATSAAVGPLKWSALASLRENQLTT
- a CDS encoding sugar transferase; its protein translation is MAPAPSATAFRPNQPPHKRKPAGMISLPGGRLPGSALAIRSVAAPRGNAVRRWQFQYSQRLRITDSVIVFGSVMLAQYVRFGESPARTSGHSGPVMTLFSILFAALWLSALAVFQTRSPRIIGAGIDEYRRIGSASFWTFGIIAMVTLLAKVDLARGYLAIALPAGTLGLLASRSLWRQHLGSLRARGQCQTKVLAVGDRQAVAHLAHELARNPRAGCIVVGVCIPGYGPSRGNTLVVDGREVPILGDESHAVAAIDGCGADTVAVTRTEHFGVRGIRELMWQLETKDVDLVVSPGVMDVAEARLTLQLTAGLPLLHVEKPQYEGTQRFQKQAFDFCFSLAALIATAPLLIIAAIAVKLTSRGPVFYPSERIGMDGNPFTMPKFRTMTDGADKQIDHLLAHNESAGGMLFKMRNDPRVTPVGRILRRFSIDELPQFINVIKGDMSVVGPRPPLRREVENYDGDVARRLLVKPGVSGLWQVSGRSNLSWEQSVRLDLSYVDNWSMAGDLMIIAKTVKAVLTSHGAY
- a CDS encoding dTDP-4-dehydrorhamnose 3,5-epimerase family protein, whose product is MKYTPTKVAGVTIVDLEPQRDHRGFSSRSFSAGEFERYGLTFKVTQTDVFFNYTRGTVRGLHFQVPPHTESRLVRCTRGAIAAAVVDIRPEAQTFGDHMMVELNADNHRALFLPPYIAYGFQTLTANTEVNYQISSHRELADERGLRWDDAEFGIEWPLPVTVISEEDASWPAYAPRPTPIVSAASC
- a CDS encoding PPE family protein, giving the protein MDFGALPPEINSARMYAGPGPASLTMAAVAWTNLATELHSAAGSYRSLIAGLTTGRWLGPTSLTMASAFGPYVAWMSGAAARAEEAASHATLAVEIYEAAFAMTVPPPVVTANRIQLATLMSTNFFGQNSAAIAANEAEYGEMWAQDAAAMYQYAGNSVAVCDVSQFNIPPKVTDDSGLVAQSNAVSQAAAATGLQHADLANLVSQVPTTMQSLTTPATSTVSTGTSTAVSDTLTNLAAQVPNWLPNYLNAGATPLYGMSSVLSMAQTAQGMARTAAESAAAAAQGAASGAASAASALPNIGSGVIGSLGTAAHLGPMSVPTAWTSVIPNAPMAASALPNIALNGSSMPNMLGGLPMARGTAPRTPPVPRYGLIPTAMARPFAAG